The genomic region GATCGTTTTGGACAATCCGAGTTCGGGTAAGAATGGGGTGAAGGTGTTCTTCCGAGTCAACGAGGGGGAATGGAAAGAATACCAAGGAACGATCAGCGGACTTCAGGAAGGAAAAAACGACGTCGAGTTTTATTCCGAGACGGCTTCGGGGGTTAAGGAAACCACAAGACTTATGGAAGTCGTTCAAGATACGAAAAGACCCGAGATCCGAGTGGAAATCGGCAAAGGGTTTAAGTTGGAATCCGTTTATGTGACGAGAAAGGATCAAACGTTAAAGGTGGAAATCGCCGATGCCGTTTCCGGCGTTGCCGATTCCGAATTTTATTTTTTACAGAACGGAAGAAAAACTCAGGTCAATCCGATTTCTCAAAACAAAAACGATTATACGTTTATCCTTCCGGATTCGATCGAAGACGGGAGTTTTGGAATCGACGTAAAAGCAAAGGACCAAGCGGGAAATAAAACCGAAGAAAGTTTTTTCGGAATTTTGGATTCCAATCCTCCGATTTGCAGAATCAGCCCGAGGCTTTCCACGGGAGAATTATTCCCGATCGGAACGGAGATTCAAATCCAGTGCGAGGATTTGATCTCGGGTGTGAGATCGATTCAGTTTAGTCAAAACGGAGGCGAGTTTCGAAACTACGCGGAAGGACTTGTTTTGGACGCGGGCAAACACAGTTTCGAATTTAGGGTCACCGATAAGGTCGGAAATTCTTCCTTGATCAAAGCGCAATATACGATTTTGAATCCGACTCTGGAATCCAAGGTGAAGATCAAAACACAAACTCCGTCGTCCGCTACGACGAAGTGAATTTGTGCGGCGAATTTATCTTACCAATTCGAATTCCGATTAATTTTCGGATTGAACACTGAGAACTCGTAGCTCGGACGCTTGTGTTTTGATTTTTACGATTTCTTCCTGAAGCAAACCGGAATCTTCGTTGATCTCGTTGATTTCGGTTCCAAGGTTTCCTATCGTTTGTACCATTTCTCTTTGACCGAGCATTTGTTCTTTGGTCGATCTGAGAATTTCCTCCGAAGTGGATTTGATTCGGTTCACTTCGGAAACGAATTTTTGAATGATCGATTTTTGCTCGAGATAAAATAAATTCATCTTATCGATTCGATCCACGGTTTCCAAAATTTTCAATTTTTGATTTTCGGTCATGTCTCCCGTTTCGGTGGAAGCGATTCTCGCTTCTTCGATAAACTTACGGGATTGATTGACGATCTCAGAAATCGACTTTGCGTTTCCGGAAGTAAACTCCGCGAGTTTGCTTACTTCGTTTGCGACCACCGCAAAACCTCGACCCGCAACCCCTGCCCTCGCGGCTTCGATCGAAGCGTTGAGCGCGAGAAGATTCGTTTTATCGGCGATCTCGCTCATGATCCGATTGATCTCGTCGACTCTGTTAAACGAATTCGTAATATCGACCAGATAGGATTTCGTTTTTTCCGCGGCGATCGTGACGTTCTCCATATCCGCTTTATTCTCTTTTGCAAAAATCGCAAGAGCCTCGCTTAGGGAAGCGCTGTTTTTTAAGATCTCGTCCAACTTTTCGGAACTGCCCGCGAGTTCGCCCAAACTCAGGTTCTGGGTTTCGATCGAATGCGCCGTGCTGGAAGAAGACGCGGAAAGTTCTTCGATGACGGCATTGACTTCTTCGATCGCGGCGGCTTGGGATTCCATCTTCTCGCCGGTTCGATTGATAAAGTCCGCGAACTTACGGATGGACGCTTCTAAATTCTCCGCCGAACTTTCCAAAATTTTGCGATCCTGTGTGAGTTTGTTTAAGAGAACCTGAGAATCCTGATACAATCTCGAACCTTCGTCCGTGAGTTTGCCGAATAGTTTCATCAACTGCGAAAGAATGATGCTCGCCGTAAAAACGAAAGTCACCTTCACGATCTGCACCGAAAAAATCATATGACCCGGAACCTTTCCGAGCTCCGGATTTTCGGTGAGAATCATTCCTCCCTTCCAAGCCACGAACATGGATGCGATGATTCCTAACGCGGCGAGAACTCCGATCCAAAGGACGAACCCGCGTTCTCCCAAGAAGGAAGAATAGATCATCACGTAAAAATAGATAAAGAAAATGAGCATGTTGGCGAGAATCCCGGACGAAACGGTCGGTTCGATGGAACAATCGGCCATTAAGGTTAAGGAAAGAATGTTCACATCCAAGAGAACTAACGTCTTTTGAAATCGAACCCCTACTTTTCCGGATCGATGGAGAATGAATTCCAAGATACAATAACTGGCCATCAAGGCGGTTCCCACAACGTGCGCGATCACCTGAGTCGGATGATTGGTTTTGGAAACGCTGAGTAACGTAAGAGAAAATAAGATCACCAACCCGAGCCGGATTCGATTGATAACAACGGCTCCGTCCTTCCAAATCTGATGGATGGAGGATTTTTGGGATTGGGCCGGATTCTGCATGAGAATTCTCCTGTGAAGAAGTTCATTTTGAAAGCGAGGATTAAAAAGAAAAGCAAAAACTTCAGAATTATAAAAAGCAAAAGTCTTCGATTCAGCGTAAAAGAATTCCGTCGTGGTAAGTGAGGGTCTTGAGAGATGCCTCCTAACGTAAGAATGTTTGACGTTCGTATGTTTTGTCGTATTCGAAAAGATCGATCGTGAAAAAGAAATTTCTTAGATGCACTGCATTCTCGTACATCTAAGAAACGAATTAAGTATCATTGGAATTTTGTTGAGATTTATTTTTTGGATTCTGCCACGATGGATCCGCGAACCTGCCCTTCCGTTCTATCGATTGTTTTGATGAGAATGTAGAGTTTTCCGGCGTTCAGATCCTTTTTCTGATTTACGTTTAGGTCGCAAGAACCCCAATCCTTCCACGGACTGTTTGTCGCGTTGTAAGGAGGTTTGAATGTGCAAAGAGGAGCTTCCGTTCCTTCCGTAAGAATTAAAATTTCGGTCGCGTTGCTTCCGAAGTATTCGTAGGAACCGGAGATTTTAAGTTTGCTTGTCTCGTCGTCGAGAATCGCATCCACGCTACCTCTTGCGTTCACGTTCAATTGAGCCGCATCCTTAAGGGACGCGACGAATTTGGTATTTCCTTTTCCATAAACGACAAAGGGAAGAACTAAGATACACAAGGCAAAAAGAAAGCCTTTTTTTAACATGATCCATATCCTTTTTGTATAATCCCAAAACATACTTTCCTTGTATTCAAAAGTTGGAATGTTTCAAGTGATTATTTAACGCTCATTCGGCGAGTTGTTTGCCAAAAAAATATTTATTTTAGAAATATCTTATAAGTGGCGACACTTGTGTCGTCTTTTTAAGTTATAAGTTAAGTGTTGAATTCGAAAGTGATTCTTAATTTAAAAGATGATCTTTTTTAGATCGGATTCTTTTTTCTAAAATCCATTCGTATACGCTTTGTTTGGTGTCTTTCCAGATATATTCAGAACTGTGAAAGTATTTCTTTTGGGATGGATGAAGGACGAGGTCCGTTTGATACCATTCTTCCCATTCCGAAAATAAAGGTGTTGTTTTGAATTCCGTTCCGGTTGGGACGTGTATGTAGGCTCGTTCTTTGGGGAAGAATTCTGCTGGCGCGGTGCCCTTTGTCGACTTTGAACTTGTGGAAGGGATCTCCAGTTTTTTGAGTCCCTTTGATTTTAGAAATTCATAAAATTTTCGATCGGATTTGTTTCGAATTCCGACGCTCGTAAACCAGAGTTCGAATTCGTTTTCTCCCGTTAAAGAGTTGAGGATTCGGGTCGATGCCCCCTTCTCCATTAAGAATTTTGCGAGATCATAGTTTCGATGGAAAACCGCGCGCAACAAGGGCGGTTCTGAAAAGGCAGGTCCGATTCCTTTCGGATCGTTTTGTCTATAACCGCCCCAATTCACGTTTGCTCCGAACTCTATTAGAATTTTTGCAACTTCTAAATTCTTCGCAAAAGAAATCGGCGTATGAGACGAAGTAAAAAATTCTTCTTTGGAAATATACATTCCGTCGATCGTAAGAATCGATTCTTTTGCACATCCGGTTTGTCTATGATTCGGGTCCGCTTTGTTTTCCAATAAGAATCGAACCAATTCTAAATTTCCGGTTTCGGCGGCCAGTTCCAACGGAGAATCGCAGTCGTTGCTTCGGTTCCATTCTTGGCTTTCTAAGATTCTTGCTTTAGCCTCTTCGTTTTTTTCCTTTCGGATCAGATCGTTTAAGCTCGGGGAACAGGCGAAAAGGAATCCTGCAAAACTGAAGATTCCTAAAAGTAGAATTCGATTTCTTTCCAACTCGAAAGAAAAGTTTGCGTGATAAAAATTCAAAGGGGCGGAACTTTTGAATGCGTTCGATGTCGGTTTTTGGAGAAGTCCGTTTCGATCTCGATTAAGGGAAAACCAATCCCGAAATGATTCCTTCAAATTCTTCTTTTTCAAGATCGAATCGATTCTCCAACGTATAAGTCGTAAACTGAATGGACCCTTTGCTGTTGCTCGTCACAAAACTATAAAAAATAAATTTCATTCCGCTGAACAAAGCGGCGTATTTGATCAGTTTTCCCGCTCTTCCGTTGACTTTACAATCCGTTGTTTCCACGAGATGGGCGTTCGGATCGATGGCTCTTGCGTTTACCACCAAAAGTTCCGGAAAGGATTCCATCGGAATTTCGAGACCTTCAAAAATGACCATCGCATAACCGCTTCTCTTTTTGTTTTCGAATTCGTATTCGGAAACCTTATTCGATTTTTGTGCGGCTCGGTTCCATTTTTTGGAATTGTACCAAACGCTGAATTCTCCCGATTCGCTTTTCAATTCCGTGTCTTGTTCGTCGGATTTCGTCAATACCACCATAGAAGTCGCGGGTTTTCCGGTTTTATTTTTGTCGGAGTTCGTGTCGGCGTATTTCCAAGTAAAATCGGAATTGAGAATCACCTTTCTTCCGCCTTTGGTGGTCGCTTCTTCGGAGGTAAGTTGTCCGAGCCCGAGAATAAGTACAAAAAGAAACGTTATTTTTTTCATCTTAGAAATCCGTCGTGTTTGCAAAGAATAGATTGCGATTTTTAAAGAAAACTCGCCTAAGATTATTTCCGGTTCGATTTCTGAAAATCGAAAAAGGGATCGCGCATTGGTCTTGAAACGAAAAAAGCCCGGCTTGTTTGCCGAGCTTTTTGTTAGATATTGAAAACAGAAAAAGTAGCGTGACCTAACACCCCGGATCCTCCCTTGCGAAAGGATCCGGTTTTTGTCGTGGCTCCGAAGAGCCTTTGATTCTCCTTAAAAAGGAGGTGATCCAGCCGCACCTTCCGATACGGCTACCTTGTTACGACTTCACCCCCTTCACGAGTTTCACCTTAGTAGTCTGCTTCCTTACGGTTGGCAAAGACCACTTCGGGTGCTCCCCACTCAGGTGGTGTGACGGGCGGTGTGTACAAGGTCCGGGAACGTATTCACCGCGGCATGCTGATCCGCGATTACTAGCGATTCCGACTTCATGGAGTCGAGTTGCAGACTCCAATCCGAACTGGGACCGGCTTTTTGAGATTAGCTCCCCCTCGCGAGTTGGCTACCCTTTGTACCGGCCATTGTAGCACGTGTGTTGCCCTAGACATAAAGGCCATGAGGATTTGACGTCATCCCCGCCTTCCTCCGGTTTGTCACCGGCAGTTCCTTACGAGTGCCCAACTAAATGATGGCAACATAAGGTGAGGGTTGCGCTCGTTGCGGGACTTAACCCAACATCTCACGACACGAGCTGACGACAACCATGCAGCACCTGTGAAGCGGCCCGAAGGCTCATGTATCTCTACATGATTCCACTCCATGTCAAGCCTAGGTGAGGTTTTTCGCGTATCATCGAATTAAACCACATGCTCCACCGCTTGTGCGGACCCCCGTCAATTCCTTTGAGTTTCACTCTTGCGAGCATAGTCCCCAGGCGGTCTACTTAATCCGTTAGGTTCGTTACTGAGGGTTAAAACCCCCAACAACTGGTAGACAACGTTTAGGGCGTGGATTACCGGGGTATCTAATCCCGTTCACTACCCACGCTTTCGTGCCTCAGCGTCAGTTTTAGGCCAGCAAGTCGCCTTCGCCACTGGTGTTCCTCCAGATATCTACGCATTTCACCGCTACACCTGGAATTCCACTTGCCTCTCCCAAACTCCAGACATATAGTTTCAAGTGCAGGCTGGGAGTTGAGCCCCCAGTTTTCACACCTGACTTACATGTCCGCCTACGCACCCTTTACGCCCAATGATTCCGAACAACGCTTGCACCATACGTATTACCGCGGCTGCTGGCACGTAGTTAGCCGGTGCTTTAGGCAGGTACCATCATCACATTGCTGCTTATTTTTCCCTGCTTATTGAACTTTACAATCCGAAGACCTTCATCGTTCACGCGGCGTCGCTGCTTCAGGGTTCCCCCCATTGAGCAAGATTCTTAACTGCTGCCTCCCGTAGGAGTATGGACCGTGTCTCAGTTCCATTGTGGCCGAACACCCTCTCAGGCCGGCTACCGATCGTCGCCTTGGTGAGCCATTACCTCACCAACTAGCTAATCGGACGCGGGCTCATCTCCGAGCAATAAATCTTTACCCGAAAAACCTTGTGATCTCTCGGGACTATCCAGTATTAGCTTTCCTTTCGAAAAGTTATCCCAGACTCGGAGGAAGATTACCCACGTGTTACTCACCCGTTCGCCGCTGAGTATTGCTACTCCGCTTGACTTGCATGTTTAAGACGCGCCGCCAGCGTTAGTTCTGAGCCAGGATCAAACTCTCCGTGTTGAAATCACCCTTGCGGGCAATTTTAATCATTAGAGCTTGAATTCCTTAATTCACGAAACCACTCGTAAGTAATTTCGCGGAACTAAACTGTTCTCTTTCAAACAGTTGCTGGAATTGTTTAAATTGGTGGAAAGAATCAGGTTGGATTCTCTCCGTCGAAACACTCTGTCGAGTGTCTCGGGTCACGCTACTATTTCTGTTTTCAATGAACTTGTGCTACCAACAAGCAACCTTCCCCTCTCGGGGCGTCCTCCGCGGCGCAAGATCCAAATTAATTACGTCGCACACCCGGTCAAACCATTTTTAAAAAAATTACCCGAATTATCTAAGTTTTTTATTCTTTTTAAATCCGGATTTTGATCTGAAATTCTCGACTTTTATGACCAACTTCACGTGAATTCTGAAAGAATTTAGAGTTCCATTCTCCCTTGTGATTGGATGCTCGCGAAATGATCCAATGGTTAAAGTTGTATATTATTAAAATGAAATGTTTTTAAGGAGGGTGAATATTTGATTTTTTGAATGTGGTTTGTTTTTGGAGAAACCGGCAAGTGTAAGAAGTAAGAAATGCGAATCGGAAGCGATTTGGGACAACGAACGAATCCTGAAGGCGGATGCTTTCAGGATTCGTGATTCCGTGAAGAAGTTCTTTTTGGATCTGTTTGATTCCGCGAACAAACACCTTTAAGATCCGTTGTTATACGCAGAAACGCGAATCCAGATTAAGCGTTGATTCTAAAATAAATCACGTCTCCGTCTTGGACGACGTATTCTTTTCCTTCAATTCTAAGCTTTCCTTCTTCTTTGACTTTGTTCTGGGTCCCGGCTCGGTCTAAGTCTTCGTAACTCATCACCTCCGCTCGGATAAAACCTTTTTCAAAATCGGAATGGATCACCGCCGCGGCTTTCGGTCCGGTGCTTCCAATGAGAGTGGTCCAAGCTCTTACTTCGACTTCTCCGGCGGTAAAAAAGGTGATGAGCCCCAAAAGTTTATATGCGGTTTTGATCATACGATCGAGTCCGCTTTCGGTTTCTCCGATTTCTTTGAGAAAGTCGAGTTGTTCGTTTCGATCCAACCCGGAGATTTCCTCTTCGAAACGACCGCATAGAATTACGAGTTCCGCGTTTTCTTCTTTCGCCATTTGACGGATTTGTTGAAGAAGCGGCGTATCTTTTTTCGCCGCGTCTTTATCCGCGATGTTTGCGACATACATAACGGGTTTGTATGTGATGAGCTGAAAGGACTTCGCGATTTTTTTTTCGTCTTCTTTTAAATCCGCAAGTCTGGCCGGTTTTCCCGCTTTTAAAAGATCGAGAATCTTTTCCAAAACGACCGCGATTTCCTGGGCTTCTTTGTTTCCATTCTTCGCGTTTTTTGCGACTCTTTGGTATTGTTTGTCCGCACTGTCCAAATCGGCGAAGATCAATTCCATGTTTACCACAGCCGCGTCGTCGACCGGGTTCACCTTTCCGTGAACGTGGGTTACGTTTTCGTCTTCGAAAGCGCGCACAACGTGGCAGATCGCGTCGACTTCCCGGATATGGGAAAGAAATTTATTTCCAAGTCCTTCTCCTTGGCTCGCGCCTTTTACAAGACCGGCGATGTCGACGAATTCGATGATTGCAGGAACGATCTTTTGCGGCTTTGCGATTTCGGCCAATCGATCCAGTCTGGAATCCGGAACTTCCACGATTCCTTTGTTCGGTTCGATGGTGCAGAATGGATAATTTTCCATCTGTGCGCCCGCTTTGGTAAGCGCGTTGAAAATAGTGGATTTACCTACGTTGGGAAGGCCTACGATGCCGCAATTCAGACTCATGGAGTCCAGATTTTCCGGGGTCGGTCTATGCGAAAAGTAAAATCGTCATTCCAGTTCCCAGGATTTCCCGGAACCGTCGCTGTTGAGAGAAAAACTTTCCTGCTTCAGTCGAATCAATCGATTTCCCCGAAAGAAAAAATTCAAAACGGAAACTCCGTTCGGAATTCCGGGAGATGCACAACCCGTATAATAAATTCCTTCGTTGAATTTCAGATCCTGAGGCGAATTCAAAAGCCGGATCAAAGTGGCTTCTTCCGTTTTTCCGGAAAAAGCCGAAGACCATTCTTCCGCGGTTTGATCTCCGGTTAAGAATAGAATCTTATCCGATTCCCAAGGAAACTCGATCGCGTTCGTGAGAGTGGAAAACCAAAACTTCAAAGAATCGAATTGCAATTCGAAAGAAGAAGATTCGTTTTTTTTCGGATCGGAATTTTCTTTCATCGAGTTCTTTGTTTCCGAGGAAGAATCTTTGCTCGGTTCCGTTCTCTTTGCGGATTTTTTCGCGGTGGAATTGCCTTGATTCTTTTTTGTTTTCGAGGTTTTGTTTTTCGTTTTAACGTTCTTTTTTTTAGAAGCGGCGTTTTCCGAAGATTTCTGAGGAATCGATTCTTTAGGATCGGGTTCTTTGTTTTCTACATTTGAATTCGTGGGCGTGGATTCTTTGGTTTTCGTTTTTGAATCCGTCGAAGTTGGAACCGAAGTCGACACTGGTTTAGAAACGGAAGTCGAATTCGTTTGGGTTTTGGGAGAATCCTTTGCTACATTCGCTTTTTTGGGTTTTGTTTTTTTCTTTTTCGATTTTGAAGAAGATTTTTTTGATTTCGGCGGAATGTTCGTAGGCTTGGACGTTTCAACTTTCTTTTCGGAAGCAAATGCGATCCAAGGCAAGGTCTTGTTTGCGGAAGAAGGCAAATTCTCCGTTATGTTTTTGGGAAAGATATAAAGATCGTATCCGTTTTGCGCGGCGAGATTCAGTTGTTCGCTCGGGATCTCGGAAGCAAAGGAACCGTAACCGACAAGAAATGCGGTTCCGTTTTCTTGCGCGCGTTTGTTTTTGAGTCGTTTGAAAAACAACGAAGTCGATTTGTAAAACCGGGGTTTATCCGCCTTGGAAGAAGGTTCGCAAACAAATACGACGCTTACGGGGCGGTCTCTAAGACCACCCGTTTCCGAAAATACATTCTGAAAACAGAATATACTTAGAATCAGAAGAACTGCGACGGCTTGTCTACGCGCGGATCGGAACATCGGCGATCGTTTAAAGTCCCACGGATTTCAAAAGTGATTTTTCGAACTTCAGATAATTCTTTTCTTCCTTTTCCTGAAAGAACGCATAACGCGTTTTGTATTCCGGATCTTCCGCCGCGAGAGAACTCTGCATTTCGGCGAGATGAGATTCTTCCTCTTTGAGGATCGCTTTTAAACTTACTGGAATTTTATTTTCTTCCAAAATCCGATCGTATTCTTGATACAAAAAGTCCGCTCTTTCTTCGATAAGATGGGTCACGTAAAGATAGGAAAGAAAGGATTGTCGTTTGCCTTTGATTCCGGCGGAGTTTAGGTTTTTTAAAACCATTCCGTCCAGTCTTTGAAAGTATAAAAACGCCGGAAAACCGCAGTGAAGATTCTCGGATTGATAATCGGGGCAGGAACCCGGTGAAATTCTTTCGCTCATTCTTTTGAAAAAATGCGCGTGTCTCGCTTCTTCCGATGCGTGTCTGAGAATCATTTCTCCCATTCCGAAGCCGCTTTGGGTCGCGAGAATTTTTCGGGAACCCATATGTTCCAAGAACGAAATCGTATTCAACCATCTGGAATGTTGCGCGGGATCTTGGATGATTTTTTCGAGAAAAGAACGGATCGCTTCCGTGGATACGGGAGTTTTTGTCAAAGCTACGGTCATAAGCGTATCCTTCGGGACGCGGCGAAAAAATCATCGCTTTTTAAACTTTCCGTTGGATTTTATGTAGGAAAAGAATTTTGGAATTTTAAAAATCCCATCCCACATGAACATAACTCTAACATCTCTCAGGCAGTACGGAAGTCTCATCAAGTTTTCTCATACCCTATTCGCCCTCCCGTTTGCGGGAATCGCGTTTACGCTCGCTTTCTTAAAAACATACGGAAGATCGGTTTTGGATTGGATCGTTCTTTCGATTCTCATTTTGTTATCCATGGTTCTCGCGAGATCCGCGGCCATGGGTTTTAACCGAATCGTAGACACCGACATAGACGCGAAGAACAAACGAACGCAGGACCGAGAAATTCCTGCGGGGAAGATTTCCAAAAAATCCGCGATCGGTTTCGTGGTTTTATCTTCTCTCGGATTTTTTATCGTGAGTTGGTTCATCAATCCGATGGCCTTCGGACTTTCCTTTCCGACCTTGATCATTCTTTTGGGATATTCTCTCGCAAAACGATTCACTTGGCTTTGTCATTTTATTTTGGGATTTTCCATCGGTCTTGCACCTCTGGCGACTTGGGTTGCGATTCGCGAAGAAATCGTTCTCGAGCCCTTGCTTTGGACGATCGGACTCGCTTTGAACTTGGCGGGATTCGATATTCTGTACGCGCTTCAGGATCAGGACTTCGATCGAAAGGAAGGATTGTATTCCGTTCCCGCGAAGTTCGGAAGAAAAAATTCTTTAACGATCGCGATTGTAAGTCACGTTCTTTGTATCGGTTTACTTTTTTATGCGGGAATCGTTTCCGGACTCGGTCCCGTGTTTTTGATTTTTTTGGCGATCACCGGATATCTTTTGTTCCAAGAACATAAGATCGCAAGGGCCGCTGGGGAGAATTTTTTTCCGCCCAAGTTCTATCAGATTCATTCGTATATTTCTTTGGTTCTTTTCGGCGGTTTGTTGCTCGATCGATTTTTTTACCTCGTGGTTTTAGGTTAGAATGAAACTCGTTTTAGGAATGGCGGGGGCCAGCGGTTCCATCTACGCGGAACGGTTTATAAAAGCCTTATATACTCTGGAAGGAACCACGTTTTTTATCTGCAGCTCCGCTTCTTTGCGCGTTTTCAGGGAAGAGATGGAATGTAAGGTTTCCTCTCCTCGGGAACTTTTGGATTTTATCGAAAACAAATACTCGATTCAAAATTCCAAACATACATTCGAAATCCGTAATTTTGCGGACATAGGCGCGGATATCGCGTCGGGTTCCAATCCTTGGAACGCGATGGCCGTCCTTCCGTGCTCGATGAAAACGATCGCGTCGATCAACGCTGGTTTGACGGAGAATCTGATCGAAAGGGCCGCCGACGTGACCTTAAAGGAAAGAAGAACTCTCGTCCTCGTTCCGAGGGAAGCTCCTTACAATCGGATTCATCTCAAGAACATGTTGGAACTTCACGACGCGGGTGCGACGATTCTTCCGGCTTCTCCGGGATTTTATCAAATGCCGAAGACTTTGGAGGATTTGGGCGATTTTATCAGCGAAAGAGTTTTTAGACTCTTGGGTATGGAATTGGATCTATACCCAAGATGGACTCCTCGGATTTCGGAAGACTAAAACGAATTCGTTTTAGTCGTTTTGTTAAGCGAAATACTCGATGTCGTGAATCTTCTTTTTCAGAGTGGAAGCGTCTTCGTAGTTTTCTTTGGAGATCGCGTTGAACTTCTGAAGATACAAGCCGATCAATTCTTCTCCGGTTTGTCCCGGTAAGGACAAGGCCTTTTTGAAGTTATCCAAATCGAACTCAGGATGTTTCGTGGAAAAATTCTCCACAAGCTGATCCATTTTGATCAACGAAGCTTCTCTTGCGATTCCGGTGGATCTTCTGATTTTCAGGGAAAGATTTGCGAGAGCGTCCAGATATTCCCGGACTCCGCTTTCCTCTTCCGGAAAACTGACCTGTCCTCCGCCTACTTCCCGATTTTTACAGATCTCCACGTATTTGATGACTACGCTATTGAACTGATCCATTCTTTCTTGGATGTAATCGTTGGAAGCTTCTTTAGACGCGGGCATTTCGAAATCGCGGATTTTGATCACGTCGTATTTCTCGATATTTTCGGAAATGACCTTCTTCAATTCTTCATAACTTTCCAACGACACGGGTGGAAATGTTACGACGGGAAAATTTTCGCCGATTTTTAGAAAGCTGACCACTACGTTAGACGCGATGATCTTTCCTCCGGGGCTGAGAGGGTTTTCACCAAATACGTTGCAATATACGATCAAATTGCCCGTAGGGTTTTTTTCGGATCCCTTTTCAAACTTCAAGGTTCACCTCCCATCTCTATGTACAACAGACTCCAAAGCGCGTATTATTCCCACTTTTTTATTTCTTCATTTAAGTTATCGAATATACTTTTGTAAGCTTGATACACGGGACCGTTTTTATCTTTGAGTACGACGGGTTTGCCGTCTTCGCCCGCGTTCATAATGTCCATTGTCAAAGGAATGCCACCGAGTAAGCTTGCCTCGGATGATTCGGCTAACTTCTGCCCTCCGCCCTTGCTAAATATGGCAGAAGCGTGTCCGCACTTCGGACAAATGAATTCGCTCATGTTCTCCACGATTCCAAGAATCGGAACTTTCACCTGAGAAAACATCGCGGTAGCGCGAGTCGCATCCAAGAGCGCAACGGATTGCGGAGTTGTTACGATGACCGCTCCGTTTAAGTCGATCAACTGCGCGAGAGAAAGTTGCACGTCACCGGTTCCGGGTGGAAGATCGATAAAAAGATAATCGAGTTCATCCCATACGATGTCGTATAAAAATTGTTCGACCGCTTTGCCGAGCATCGGTCCTCTCCAGACCACGGGTTGTTTTTCATCGATTAAGAACGAGAATGAAATCAGTTTGATTCCGTCCTTTTCCAAAGGATAGATCTTATCCTCTTCGGCTTTGAGAGCGACTCTTCCGTTGACTCCGAACATCTTTCCGACGGAAGGTCCGTAGATATCCGCGTCTAAAATTCCTACTTTGTAACCGAGAGAAGCCGCGGTCGCC from Leptospira kmetyi serovar Malaysia str. Bejo-Iso9 harbors:
- a CDS encoding 4-hydroxybenzoate octaprenyltransferase, which produces MNITLTSLRQYGSLIKFSHTLFALPFAGIAFTLAFLKTYGRSVLDWIVLSILILLSMVLARSAAMGFNRIVDTDIDAKNKRTQDREIPAGKISKKSAIGFVVLSSLGFFIVSWFINPMAFGLSFPTLIILLGYSLAKRFTWLCHFILGFSIGLAPLATWVAIREEIVLEPLLWTIGLALNLAGFDILYALQDQDFDRKEGLYSVPAKFGRKNSLTIAIVSHVLCIGLLFYAGIVSGLGPVFLIFLAITGYLLFQEHKIARAAGENFFPPKFYQIHSYISLVLFGGLLLDRFFYLVVLG
- a CDS encoding Mrp/NBP35 family ATP-binding protein translates to MATIEAVKIQRELTKIKHPELKKDIVSLGMVGSLDIQEGETNILLKTPSQDRRIQIGLEAQIRQTLTKLEGVGKVKIKFEVDPKLVLDDSNKIPGVKKVIAIGSGKGGVGKSTVTVNLAATAASLGYKVGILDADIYGPSVGKMFGVNGRVALKAEEDKIYPLEKDGIKLISFSFLIDEKQPVVWRGPMLGKAVEQFLYDIVWDELDYLFIDLPPGTGDVQLSLAQLIDLNGAVIVTTPQSVALLDATRATAMFSQVKVPILGIVENMSEFICPKCGHASAIFSKGGGQKLAESSEASLLGGIPLTMDIMNAGEDGKPVVLKDKNGPVYQAYKSIFDNLNEEIKKWE
- a CDS encoding LIC11612 family fibronectin-binding protein, producing the protein MFRSARRQAVAVLLILSIFCFQNVFSETGGLRDRPVSVVFVCEPSSKADKPRFYKSTSLFFKRLKNKRAQENGTAFLVGYGSFASEIPSEQLNLAAQNGYDLYIFPKNITENLPSSANKTLPWIAFASEKKVETSKPTNIPPKSKKSSSKSKKKKTKPKKANVAKDSPKTQTNSTSVSKPVSTSVPTSTDSKTKTKESTPTNSNVENKEPDPKESIPQKSSENAASKKKNVKTKNKTSKTKKNQGNSTAKKSAKRTEPSKDSSSETKNSMKENSDPKKNESSSFELQFDSLKFWFSTLTNAIEFPWESDKILFLTGDQTAEEWSSAFSGKTEEATLIRLLNSPQDLKFNEGIYYTGCASPGIPNGVSVLNFFFRGNRLIRLKQESFSLNSDGSGKSWELE
- a CDS encoding UbiX family flavin prenyltransferase; the protein is MKLVLGMAGASGSIYAERFIKALYTLEGTTFFICSSASLRVFREEMECKVSSPRELLDFIENKYSIQNSKHTFEIRNFADIGADIASGSNPWNAMAVLPCSMKTIASINAGLTENLIERAADVTLKERRTLVLVPREAPYNRIHLKNMLELHDAGATILPASPGFYQMPKTLEDLGDFISERVFRLLGMELDLYPRWTPRISED